A genomic segment from Arcobacter sp. CECT 8986 encodes:
- a CDS encoding MarR family winged helix-turn-helix transcriptional regulator — MAFQSDNIFGVLVANIRNHLKNNLEKDLQEYDISPAQSIIIRRLCEKDNLTQKELAKDTYFKQSSLTLLIDKLEQKGLVERKNKKNDRRAYLICITQKGKNLEKIIKDAGKKVEDEALQGIDEETQELMIQTLKKVYSNLK; from the coding sequence ATGGCATTTCAGTCAGATAATATATTTGGTGTTCTAGTTGCAAATATTAGAAACCATTTAAAAAATAATTTAGAAAAAGATTTGCAAGAATATGACATATCTCCTGCACAAAGTATTATTATAAGAAGACTTTGTGAAAAGGATAATTTAACACAAAAGGAACTTGCAAAAGATACTTATTTTAAACAATCTAGTTTAACTTTGCTTATAGATAAACTTGAGCAAAAAGGTTTAGTAGAGAGAAAAAATAAGAAAAACGATAGACGGGCGTATCTTATATGTATTACACAAAAGGGTAAAAACTTAGAAAAAATCATAAAAGATGCAGGTAAAAAAGTCGAAGATGAAGCTCTACAAGGTATTGATGAAGAAACTCAAGAGCTTATGATTCAAACATTAAAAAAAGTATATTCAAATTTAAAGTAA
- a CDS encoding GNAT family N-acetyltransferase, with protein MSNVIIREANIEDSETIFNFIKELAIYEKALDEVKTSVEGIRQSVFGENSVSYALIAEYNNEPVGMALYFFNYSTWEGKNGIYLEDLYVSEKHRGIGAGKALLKQLAKIAVEKDCKRVEWQVLDWNKPSIDFYDSIGAKGLTEWIPYRLTGDALVEFAKN; from the coding sequence ATGTCTAATGTAATTATTAGAGAAGCAAATATAGAAGATTCAGAAACAATTTTTAATTTTATTAAAGAGTTAGCAATATATGAAAAAGCTTTAGATGAAGTAAAAACAAGTGTTGAAGGAATTAGACAAAGTGTATTTGGTGAAAATAGTGTAAGTTATGCATTAATTGCTGAGTACAACAATGAGCCAGTTGGTATGGCACTTTACTTTTTCAATTATTCTACATGGGAAGGTAAAAACGGTATCTATTTAGAAGATTTATATGTAAGTGAAAAACATAGAGGAATTGGAGCTGGAAAAGCACTATTAAAACAATTAGCAAAAATTGCAGTTGAAAAAGATTGTAAAAGAGTAGAGTGGCAAGTTTTAGATTGGAATAAGCCATCAATAGATTTTTATGATAGCATTGGTGCTAAAGGTTTAACTGAGTGGATACCTTATAGATTAACAGGTGATGCACTAGTAGAGTTTGCAAAAAATTAA
- a CDS encoding bifunctional diguanylate cyclase/phosphodiesterase: protein MFFFTIYKVSKDEYKEYEVKQSNITKLTTTSINSVFAQYEMLMDVLIGQIKNISDTNKIENLLDYMLELNSSILVSGISNPNGTIYLSSSNSIKSKLYNLKTKKETKDTFIHTLNSDKMVIGRSYYVKSFDKVMIPMRKAIKDKNGKTTSIMTIGVDANKILNLLSNNEHRSYIFRGFDHFIQVINDSKKHGYLIYDKKISNKFIDYITNTAEKKYKVPIDILKNSNEVSNIFFKEYFSDDIVFASIQYIKRFDLYVVTQIKRKIIQDDIREQIFILIGTFIVIFVILFILFKYISENEEKKQKALYFQATHDHLTRLNNRKYLTTIFKKNELDEPFVMFFIDLDNFKSINDNYGHTYGDLVLKEVAFRLKNFQNKTDVLVRYSGDEFLLIKHNLTDDKIDEIAKQIITVISKTYFVDKYEFNIGSSIGISQYPNDSEILDDIKRYADISMYEAKKQKNSFRKFDEKVKQTYFRKSNIEYELKNALAKDEIYLVYQPQIDLHGNIYGVEALVRWENKELGFIPPDEFIKIAEATGQMIPLGRYIMQTALSEIKEVYENTGINFQLSINISVKQFMEREFFNKLFEYLKDKNFNKDLLTLEVTENVFIEDFKYILELFDRLIKRGIKISLDDFGTGYSSLNLLKRLPIDELKIDKSFVDDILDDEASKNMVQSIISIGKNFDMEILAEGIETIEQKQMLNSFGCDLFQGYYFSKPIKKEQLQEYILNLKKD, encoded by the coding sequence TTGTTCTTTTTTACGATTTATAAAGTTTCAAAAGATGAATATAAAGAGTATGAAGTAAAACAATCAAATATTACAAAACTAACTACAACATCAATAAATTCAGTTTTTGCACAATATGAAATGCTAATGGATGTTCTTATTGGACAAATAAAAAATATCTCAGATACAAATAAAATAGAAAACTTACTTGATTATATGTTAGAACTAAACTCCTCAATTTTAGTATCAGGAATAAGTAACCCAAATGGAACTATTTATCTATCAAGTTCAAATAGTATAAAATCAAAACTTTACAATTTAAAAACAAAAAAAGAGACAAAAGATACTTTTATTCATACTTTAAATAGTGATAAAATGGTAATAGGAAGAAGTTATTATGTAAAGAGTTTTGATAAAGTAATGATTCCTATGAGAAAAGCCATAAAAGATAAAAATGGTAAAACAACTTCAATTATGACAATAGGAGTTGATGCAAATAAGATATTAAATTTACTTAGTAATAATGAACATAGAAGTTATATCTTTAGAGGATTTGACCATTTTATTCAAGTAATAAATGATAGTAAAAAACATGGATATTTAATCTACGATAAAAAAATATCAAATAAATTTATAGATTATATAACAAATACAGCAGAAAAAAAATATAAAGTTCCTATTGATATTTTGAAAAATAGTAATGAGGTTTCAAATATATTTTTTAAAGAGTATTTTAGTGATGATATTGTTTTTGCCTCAATACAATATATTAAAAGATTTGATTTATATGTTGTAACACAAATTAAGAGAAAAATTATACAAGATGATATAAGAGAACAAATATTTATTCTTATAGGCACTTTTATAGTAATTTTTGTGATTTTATTTATATTATTTAAATATATTAGTGAAAATGAAGAAAAGAAACAAAAAGCACTATACTTTCAAGCAACACATGACCACTTAACAAGGTTAAATAATAGAAAGTATTTAACTACTATATTTAAAAAAAATGAGCTTGATGAACCTTTTGTTATGTTTTTTATCGATTTAGATAATTTTAAAAGTATAAATGACAACTATGGGCATACTTATGGAGATTTAGTTTTAAAAGAGGTTGCTTTTAGATTAAAAAACTTTCAAAATAAAACAGATGTTTTAGTAAGATATAGTGGTGATGAGTTTTTACTAATAAAACATAATTTGACAGATGACAAAATAGATGAAATTGCAAAACAGATAATTACAGTTATTTCAAAAACATATTTTGTTGATAAGTATGAGTTTAATATAGGTTCAAGTATAGGTATTTCTCAATATCCTAATGATTCAGAAATATTAGATGATATCAAAAGATATGCAGATATTTCTATGTATGAAGCAAAAAAACAAAAAAATAGTTTTAGAAAATTTGATGAGAAGGTAAAACAGACATATTTTAGAAAATCAAATATAGAGTATGAGTTAAAAAATGCATTAGCAAAAGATGAAATATATTTAGTTTATCAACCTCAAATAGACTTACATGGGAATATTTATGGTGTAGAAGCATTAGTAAGATGGGAAAATAAAGAGTTAGGATTTATTCCACCTGATGAATTTATTAAAATTGCAGAAGCAACAGGACAGATGATACCACTTGGTAGATATATTATGCAAACTGCACTTAGTGAAATAAAAGAAGTTTATGAAAATACAGGAATAAACTTCCAATTATCAATAAATATCTCAGTAAAGCAGTTTATGGAACGTGAGTTTTTCAATAAGCTTTTCGAGTATTTAAAAGATAAAAATTTTAATAAAGATTTATTGACTTTAGAAGTAACAGAAAATGTTTTTATCGAAGACTTTAAATATATTTTGGAACTATTTGACAGATTGATAAAAAGAGGTATAAAAATCTCTTTAGATGATTTTGGGACAGGATATTCATCTTTAAACTTATTAAAAAGACTTCCAATTGATGAGTTAAAAATTGATAAAAGTTTTGTTGATGATATTTTAGATGATGAAGCTTCAAAAAATATGGTACAAAGTATTATATCAATTGGAAAGAATTTTGATATGGAAATTTTAGCAGAAGGAATAGAAACAATAGAACAAAAACAAATGCTAAATAGTTTTGGTTGTGACTTGTTTCAAGGGTATTACTTCTCTAAACCAATAAAAAAAGAGCAATTACAAGAGTATATTTTAAATTTAAAAAAGGATTAG
- a CDS encoding efflux transporter outer membrane subunit, translated as MRIILFTISLIILFAGCAPKVNKLEKIKDTKIQKELLKDLNKFSSNDIQLKSNWWENFNDTQLDTLIQNAIKDAPSLKQLEARYKIATNLIKSHQSRNLPNVNFGSNISRQRYSENYIFPAPLGGSYNNLYDTGLSLDYTFDFWNERASLIKAAKNEALAQKALIKVKQLALTTSISKLYISWNFKIQKIKRLRTLKKLVYEKHSILEKLNKLGLADEKKINESNYLIEKLNQNILNIKEQIQDTKSSIAVIAGLLPSQTKELKAPNISNKYKLFVPKDIHLDVVSHLPQIAMQKYLLASKDAYITNAKAKFYPNISLSGLVNFTSFPWSKLFESTSFAPSAGVALSLPIFDGNRREFNLNSKLNDYNSQVYAYNQSIIEAVNEIVKTLKLIQLNKSDIKAQKIVVSNKIKNKNIEKRVFELGLKNKISYINSKIDVQEETLNNLTLEDKQLQLQVDLIKSLGGGYTNKVENNVASSK; from the coding sequence ATGAGAATAATATTATTTACAATTTCACTGATTATTTTATTTGCTGGATGTGCACCAAAAGTAAATAAATTAGAGAAAATCAAAGATACAAAAATACAAAAAGAATTATTAAAAGATTTAAACAAATTTAGCAGCAATGATATACAATTAAAAAGCAATTGGTGGGAAAATTTTAACGATACACAACTTGATACTTTAATTCAAAATGCTATAAAAGATGCACCAAGTTTAAAACAACTTGAAGCAAGATATAAAATAGCAACGAACTTAATTAAATCACACCAATCAAGAAACTTACCAAATGTAAATTTTGGTTCTAATATTTCAAGACAACGATATAGTGAAAATTATATATTCCCTGCTCCACTAGGAGGAAGTTATAATAATTTATACGATACTGGTCTTAGTTTAGATTATACATTTGATTTTTGGAATGAAAGAGCATCTTTAATTAAAGCAGCAAAAAATGAAGCATTAGCACAAAAAGCATTAATTAAAGTAAAACAATTAGCACTTACTACATCAATTAGTAAACTTTACATATCTTGGAATTTTAAAATTCAAAAAATCAAAAGATTAAGAACGCTAAAAAAATTAGTTTATGAAAAGCACTCTATTTTAGAAAAGTTAAATAAACTTGGTCTAGCAGATGAGAAGAAAATAAACGAAAGCAACTACTTAATCGAAAAATTAAATCAAAACATTTTAAATATCAAAGAACAAATCCAAGATACAAAAAGCTCTATTGCTGTTATTGCTGGATTGTTACCATCACAAACAAAAGAGTTAAAAGCTCCAAATATTAGTAATAAATATAAACTATTTGTACCAAAAGATATTCACTTAGATGTGGTTTCACACCTTCCACAAATTGCTATGCAAAAATATTTATTAGCAAGTAAAGATGCCTATATAACAAATGCAAAAGCTAAATTTTATCCAAATATTAGTCTTTCTGGATTAGTTAATTTTACATCTTTCCCTTGGTCGAAACTATTTGAAAGTACATCTTTTGCACCTAGTGCTGGAGTTGCTTTATCTTTACCAATTTTTGATGGGAATAGAAGAGAATTTAATTTAAATTCAAAATTAAATGATTATAACTCACAAGTTTATGCTTATAATCAAAGTATTATAGAAGCAGTAAATGAAATAGTTAAAACATTAAAATTAATTCAATTAAACAAATCAGATATAAAAGCACAAAAAATTGTTGTATCAAATAAAATTAAAAATAAAAATATAGAAAAAAGAGTATTTGAGTTAGGACTAAAAAATAAAATTTCATACATAAACTCAAAAATAGATGTGCAAGAAGAGACATTAAATAATTTAACTTTAGAAGATAAACAACTACAATTACAAGTTGATTTAATCAAATCACTTGGTGGTGGTTATACAAATAAGGTAGAAAACAATGTTGCTAGCAGCAAATAG
- the pxpB gene encoding 5-oxoprolinase subunit PxpB — MQIKATSVDTVIIYFGDKIDEQIALNVQKAYSNLLNLNLEGVYEIIPSYTSIYIHYDILYYDFSSFKELLTKKLDLNTTLKYCSKLINIDVYYDKEVGFDLENISKKTSLSISEIIEIHSSKIYTVYAIGFLPGFAYLGDVSKKIDISRLDTPRKIVPKGSVAIANNQTTVYPQDSPGGWNIIGKTAYEFFDKNLENLSNLKVGNKVKFNPISKDEFIKQGGVL; from the coding sequence ATGCAAATAAAAGCAACTTCTGTTGATACAGTTATTATTTACTTTGGAGATAAGATTGATGAACAGATTGCTTTAAATGTACAAAAAGCTTATAGTAATTTACTTAATTTAAATCTTGAAGGAGTTTATGAAATAATTCCTTCATACACTTCTATATATATTCACTATGATATTTTATATTATGATTTTTCATCTTTTAAAGAACTACTTACAAAAAAACTAGATTTAAATACTACTTTAAAATATTGTTCAAAACTCATAAATATTGATGTTTATTATGATAAAGAAGTTGGTTTTGATTTAGAAAATATAAGTAAAAAAACATCTCTTAGTATATCTGAAATTATAGAAATACACTCAAGTAAAATCTATACTGTTTATGCAATAGGATTTTTGCCAGGTTTTGCATATTTAGGTGATGTCTCAAAAAAAATAGATATTTCAAGACTTGATACTCCAAGAAAAATAGTACCAAAAGGAAGTGTTGCCATAGCAAATAATCAAACAACTGTTTATCCACAAGATAGTCCAGGTGGTTGGAATATAATAGGAAAAACTGCGTATGAGTTTTTTGATAAAAATTTAGAAAACTTATCTAATTTAAAAGTAGGAAATAAAGTAAAATTTAATCCAATTTCAAAAGATGAGTTTATAAAACAAGGGGGAGTTTTATGA
- a CDS encoding 5-oxoprolinase subunit PxpA, with protein sequence MNIRLNCDMGESFGIWKMGYDEEIMPYIDMANLACGFHASDAVTMNKSVLLAKKFNVLIGAHPAYQDLVGFGRRSIRCSLEEIKSIVLYQLGALQAFCKAHGTSVSYVKPHGALYNDMMRDENIFKAVLSAISSFDKNIKLMILSGPKNEIYHHTALFYGINLLYEVFADRNYNEDGTLVSRMNENAVIKDELEVAQRVSTLKDKGYILSVNSHRLFLEADSLCVHGDNEKAFDFIKLLRKALL encoded by the coding sequence ATGAATATAAGATTGAATTGTGATATGGGAGAGAGCTTCGGTATCTGGAAAATGGGCTATGATGAAGAGATAATGCCATATATTGATATGGCAAATCTAGCTTGTGGTTTCCATGCTAGTGATGCTGTTACAATGAATAAATCTGTACTTCTTGCAAAAAAATTCAATGTACTAATTGGTGCACATCCTGCTTATCAAGATTTAGTAGGTTTTGGAAGACGTTCTATTAGATGTTCTCTTGAAGAGATAAAATCAATTGTTTTATATCAGTTAGGTGCATTACAAGCTTTTTGTAAAGCTCATGGAACTTCTGTATCTTATGTAAAACCACATGGAGCTTTATATAATGATATGATGAGAGATGAAAATATCTTCAAAGCTGTTTTAAGTGCTATCTCTTCTTTTGATAAAAATATTAAACTTATGATTTTATCTGGACCAAAAAATGAGATATATCACCACACAGCACTTTTTTATGGAATAAATCTATTATATGAAGTATTTGCAGATAGAAACTACAACGAAGATGGAACATTAGTTTCACGAATGAATGAAAATGCAGTTATAAAAGATGAATTAGAAGTTGCACAAAGAGTATCAACTTTAAAAGACAAAGGTTATATTTTAAGTGTGAATTCTCATAGATTATTTTTAGAAGCTGATAGTTTATGCGTTCATGGTGATAATGAAAAAGCATTTGATTTTATAAAACTATTAAGAAAAGCACTATTATAA
- a CDS encoding biotin-dependent carboxyltransferase family protein — protein MSIKILNSPMFATIQDKGRFGFSNIGVTTSGVMDEYAYLMANQLLENKKDENIIEVYYSNFNFIVNCNTQIAITGAYCEVYINKELKPTWQTYSLKKGDIVEVSKLLSGSIVYIAIKNGIKIPKEFGSYSTSIKENIGGVNGRLLKKGDILPIENITSFSKRKINSKYLPLYEDELELRVILSYQEKYFSKEQKDKFFSSIYTISNEFNRMACKLKGEKIDCTIDGIISEAISYGSIQIPKDGQPIILLKERQTIGGYPKIGAVLSIDCFKLAQLRPNMKVKFKQISLEKAQKKLKEFYNSFN, from the coding sequence ATGAGTATAAAAATACTAAACTCTCCAATGTTTGCAACTATTCAAGATAAGGGTAGATTTGGTTTTTCTAATATTGGTGTGACAACAAGTGGTGTTATGGATGAATATGCTTATCTTATGGCAAATCAACTACTTGAAAATAAAAAAGATGAGAATATAATAGAAGTATATTATTCAAATTTCAACTTTATTGTTAATTGCAATACTCAAATAGCAATCACTGGTGCATATTGTGAAGTTTATATAAATAAGGAACTAAAACCTACTTGGCAAACATATAGTCTAAAAAAAGGTGATATTGTTGAGGTTTCTAAATTATTAAGTGGTTCAATTGTTTATATTGCTATAAAAAATGGAATAAAAATACCAAAAGAGTTTGGAAGTTATTCTACTTCAATAAAAGAAAATATTGGAGGAGTAAATGGAAGATTATTGAAAAAAGGCGATATTTTACCAATTGAAAATATTACATCTTTTAGTAAAAGAAAAATAAATTCAAAATATCTTCCTTTGTATGAAGATGAGCTTGAACTAAGAGTGATACTTTCATATCAAGAGAAGTATTTTTCAAAAGAACAAAAAGATAAGTTTTTTTCATCAATTTACACTATCTCAAATGAATTTAACAGAATGGCTTGTAAGCTTAAGGGTGAAAAAATTGATTGTACGATTGATGGTATAATTTCTGAAGCAATAAGCTATGGTTCTATACAAATACCAAAAGATGGGCAACCTATAATCTTACTAAAAGAGAGACAAACAATAGGTGGTTATCCTAAAATTGGTGCAGTTTTAAGTATTGATTGTTTTAAATTAGCTCAATTAAGACCAAATATGAAAGTGAAGTTTAAGCAAATAAGTTTAGAAAAAGCACAAAAAAAGTTAAAAGAGTTTTATAACTCTTTTAACTAA